Proteins from one Oryza sativa Japonica Group chromosome 12, ASM3414082v1 genomic window:
- the LOC4351988 gene encoding pectinesterase inhibitor 28-like: MASMAPSAMVLIVLLVLVVLPSSTLCSRAGPSSKHGHGGGHAKRVPPPASVPPPPPPPPAPAALVRATCNSTSYYDLCVAELSADPSSATADVRGLSSIAVSAAAANASGAAQAASALANATDAGTTAGVAGDGGGAVVQRLLATCAAKYGDARDALAAAKGSIAQQDYDMASVHVSAAAEYPQVCRTLFGRQSPGDYPPELAATEVALRQLCSVALDIIALLSSSSN, translated from the coding sequence ATGGCATCAATGGCGCCATCGGCAATGGTgctcatcgtcctcctcgtcctgGTGGTTCTCCCGTCGAGCACTCTGTGCTCACGGGCGGGGCCTTCTTCCAAGCACGGCCATGGCGGTGGCCACGCCAAGCGCGTGCCGCCACCGGCGTCggtaccgccgccgccgccgccgccaccagcgccgGCGGCGCTGGTGCGTGCCACCTGCAACTCCACCTCCTACTACGACCTCTGCGTCGCCGAGCTGTCCGCCGACCCGTCGAGCGCCACGGCCGACGTGCGCGGACTGTCGTCcatcgccgtctccgccgccgccgccaacgcatccggggcggcgcaggcggcctcggcGCTGGCGAACGCGACCgacgcggggacgacggcgggcgtcgccggcgacggcggcggcgcagtcgTACAGAGGCTGCTCGCCACCTGCGCGGCCAAGTACGGCGACGCCCGcgacgcgctcgccgcggccAAGGGCTCGATCGCGCAGCAGGACTACGACATGGCGTCCGTGCACGTCAGCGCCGCCGCGGAGTACCCGCAGGTGTGCAGGACGCTGTTCGGGCGGCAGAGCCCCGGAGACTacccgccggagctcgccgcgaCAGAGGTGGCGCTCAGGCAGCTCTGCTCCGTCGCGCTCGACATCATCGCGCTCCTCAGCTCATCCAGCAACTAG
- the LOC4351987 gene encoding uncharacterized protein, giving the protein MAYCEAGGPVGRSPPSGSGGGGRRKTLAEVMATRTPRPASIRPEATRAAEAAAREVLLRVAPTEEAERRRQDVVGYLRRLLGTALGCEVIAFGSVPLKSYLPDGDVDITVLGNTALDGACISDVHSILESEEQDSGAELEIKGLHFIDAEVKLIKCVIENIVVDISFNQIGGVSTLCFLELADRKVGKNHLFKRSIMLIKAWCYHESRILGAHHGLLSTYALETLVLYIFNIFHKSLHGPLEALYKFLEYFSKFDWDKYCISLNGPVLLSSLPSPAVEPSSIQDELLFGKKTLPEVSDGSNINFCLKHLNIIDPLKWSNNLGRSVSRGSFYRIRGALSFGAQKLGQILMLHSDLIPTEIFGFFANTLKRHGRGERSDVGNNDSIESLLDPEYALGKDAPDFTNSDRNQDENRNPNLQTTSYRYFHGDAKDHPWNKIWLTNFDIQYYNMVSGASLMSHSTSSTENGNHNIKQRCSRSLMEQQIYASNQPHILTPSTHKNTLDVINSCRAELNRSDLHEEKVILSPFSPSNLLDLSGDLDLHLRCLQKIQYHLESMFDGLVQLIQEAFLSGLLDEDSFKIPTRSFSNSTDERPTGLLPVASVDTGTRNLCPVSYFPSTGDVSHKSHTEDQVNAVCQKNVVLSSGTCIISNGFASSPSPPADLESYPVSWFHNTQEIMAHGTGMQTLKNVSLLPGTDVLSNVVGQLPFLAADSENYSFSRSHNTREKRVMRGTGTFLPRMSYYTYKERILSEKGRRERERLPDRPWKIKTNPTGYLHQHTSPEVGCSGASTGGITIDQNSSQQDYSRSSVPAEGGVFQKRALINHVSEQIQTSLPWDVHNNQHGYVYSDMNMVDNQNPGTTSEGLVGHNSESRELPIHHPPEVQFSETMASSPCILLPHCIGNGQGNLLQESNTCQPFPPATDVFHSIKTKQDENLEVESFRPIPFSSPCAKFGEAFPLPTSKGPAETESRPDGLYQLRDEADFPPLQTRSC; this is encoded by the exons ATGGCGTACTGCGAAGCCGGTGGCCCCGTCGGGAGATCACCGCCgtcggggagcggcggcggcgggaggaggaagactcTCGCGGAGGTGATGGCCACGAGGACGCCGCGGCCGGCGTCGATCCGCCCGGAGGCGACGCgggccgccgaggccgccgcgcgCGAGGTGCTGCTGCGGGTGGCGCCcacggaggaggcggagcggcgccggcaGGACGTCGTCGGCTACCTCAGGCGGCTCCTCGGCACGGCGCTCGGCTGCGAG GTCATTGCATTTGGGTCAGTTCCACTGAAGAGCTATCTCCCAGATGGTGATGTTGATATAACCGTACTTGGGAACACCGCTCTGGACGGCGCTTGCATTAGCGATGTTCACAGTATACTCGAGTCAGAGGAGCAGGATAGTGGTGCAGAACTTGAAATAAAGGGTTTACATTTCATCGATGCTGAG GTAAAGCTAATTAAATGTGTTATTGAGAATATTGTTGTTGACATCTCGTTCAACCAAATTGGTGGGGTGTCCACACTCTGTTTTCTTGAGCTG GCTGACCGTAAAGTTGGGAAAAATCATCTGTTCAAGAGGAGCATTATGCTAATCAAGGCTTGGTGTTATCATGAAAGCCGCATACTGGGAGCTCATCATGGACTATTATCTACTTATGCCTTGGAAACACTTGTTCTTTACATATTCAATATATTTCACAAATCTCTGCATGGCCCCTTGGAG GCCTTGTATAAGTTTTTGGAATATTTTAGCAAGTTTGACTGGGACAAGTATTGCATAAGTTTAAATGGTCCTGTTCTTTTGTCATCCTTACCCAGTCCTGCTG TTGAACCTTCAAGCATACAAGATGAACTACTGTTTGGCAAGAAGACTCTTCCGGAAGTTTCTGATGGATCAAACATAAATTTTTGCCTGAAGCATCTAAACATAATCGATCCATTGAAGTGGAGTAATAATCTTGGTAGAAGCGTCAGCAGAG GAAGCTTTTATCGCATAAGAGGTGCTTTATCGTTTGGTGCGCAAAAGCTTGGTCAAATTCTCATGTTACATTCTGACCTTATTCCTACTGAGATCTTTGGATTTTTTGCAAACACCTTGAAGAGACATGGAAGAGGAGAAAGATCAGACGTCGGTAATAATGATTCAATCGAATCGTTGCTTGATCCTGAATATGCACTTGGGAAAGATGCACCAGACTTCACAAATTCCGACAGGAATCAAGATGAAAACAGGAATCCAAATCTGCAGACAACTTCATATAGATATTTTCATGGTGATGCTAAAGATCATCCTTGGAATAAAATCTGGTTAACAAATTTTGATATTCAGTATTACAACATGGTTTCAGGAGCTAGTTTAATGAGCCACTCAACATCTTCCACAGAGAATGGCAACCACAACATTAAACAGCGCTGTAGTAGATCACTTATGGAGCAACAGATTTATGCAAGCAACCAACCACATATATTGACTCCATCTACTCATAAAAATACTTTGGACGTTATCAACTCTTGCAGAGCTGAGTTAAATAGGAGTGACCTCCATGAAGAAAAAGTAATACTTTCTCCTTTCTCACCATCAAATTTGTTGGATCTATCAGGGGATCTGGATTTGCACTTGAGATGCCTTCAGAAAATTCAGTACCACCTGGAGTCCATGTTTGATGGGTTGGTGCAGCTGATTCAGGAAGCATTTTTGTCTGGGCTGCTAGATGAGGACTCCTTCAAGATTCCAACCAGAAGCTTCTCAAATAGTACTGATGAACGGCCTACAGGGCTATTGCCAGTTGCATCTGTTGATACCGGGACAAGGAACTTATGTCCAGTTTCCTACTTTCCTAGCACAGGAGATGTTTCTCATAAATCACACACTGAGGATCAAGTCAATGCAGTTTGTCAGAAGAATGTGGTGTTGTCCTCGGGAACATGTATTATATCCAACGGGTTTgcatcttctccttctcctcctgctGATTTAGAGAGTTATCCTGTTTCTTGGTTTCATAACACACAGGAAATTATGGCTCACGGAACTGGCATGCAAACTCTCAAA AATGTGTCATTGCTTCCTGGAACAGATGTACTATCAAATGTAGTCGGACAACTTCCATTTCTTGCAGCTGATTCAGAGAACTATAGCTTTTCTCGGTCTCATAACACAAGAGAAAAACGTGTGATGCGTGGAACTGGCACATTCCTTCCCAGAATG AGTTATTATACATACAAGGAACGCATATTATCTGAAAAAGGAAGAAGGGAAAGAGAAAGATTACCAGATCGACCATGGAAGATTAAAACCAACCCAACTGGCTACCTTCACCAGCACACCTCTCCTGAAGTGGGATGTTCTGGTGCAAGCACTGGGGGTATTACGATTGACCAAAACAGTTCACAACAGGATTACTCAAGAAGTTCAGTTCCAGCTGAAGGAGGGGTTTTTCAGAAGAGAGCATTAATAAATCATGTAAGCGAACAAATTCAGACCAGCCTGCCATGGGATGTTCATAACAATCAACATGGGTATGTTTACTCGGACATGAACATGGTTGACAACCAAAATCCTGGTACTACTAGTGAAGGCCTTGTCGGACATAACAGTGAATCAAGAGAGCTACCGATACACCATCCACCAGAAGTTCAATTCAGCGAAACAATGGCATCATCACCTTGTATATTGCTGCCTCATTGCATCGGCAATGGTCAAGGAAATTTACTCCAAGAATCCAATACTTGTCAGCCCTTCCCACCAGCAACAGATGTTTTTCACTCAATCAAAACAAAACAAGATGAAAATCTTGAGGTTGAATCTTTCAGACCTATCCCATTTAGTTCCCCCTGTGCAAAGTTCGGAGAAGCATTCCCTCTGCCTACTAGCAAGGGGCCTGCTGAAACCGAAAGCAG ACCAGATGGACTCTACCAGCTGAGAGATGAAGCTGACTTCCCTCCACTCCAGACTCGTTCTTGCTGA
- the LOC112937462 gene encoding ankyrin repeat-containing protein NPR4-like produces the protein MANREEPYSTTGGTAAKAPPVAMDAKLLMAECPEDRKLLKELVHKEDASKMMVVLASTTNQPAAEKPAAARAVMNPLLLAAASFGACEVFYFLFCREDAREPLPTMTARAFHAMLAGDASGADGRWPSTHQQALDEVEEGGAGAAVAVGHQSTRRLPPPDAPLLEGITVEGDTALHVVATHGNAANFLECAEIICNRARRLLLATNDKGDTALHCAARARRLEMASRLIALAKAREDHEVERGQAASFGKVLLRTENERNETALHDAVRAGDGDMVRRLMDEDPDLALFPVQGTSPLYLAISLRNGTIAEILHEKSNGNISYSGPHGQNALHAAVLLRHTEI, from the exons ATGGCGAACCGAGAGGAGCCTTATTCTACCACTGGCGGCACTGCTGCAAAAGCTCCTCCGGTGGCGATGGACGCCAAACTGCTGATGGCGGAATGCCCTGAAGATCGCAAACTTCTCAAGGAGCTTGTGCACAAGGAAGACGCTTCGAAgatgatggtggttttggcGTCAACCACCAACCAGCCTGCTGCAGAGAAGCCTGCGGCAGCCCGTGCAGTAATGAATCCGCTGCTGCTAGCAGCAGCATCCTTTGGTGCTTGCGAGGTTTTCTACTTTCTTTTCTGCAGAGAAGACGCACGAGAGCCGCTGCCGACAATGACGGCTCGTGCATTTCACGCCATGCTTGCTGGGGACGCCTCCGGCGCCGATGGGCGGTGGCCGTCGACCCATCAGCAAGCTCTCGACGAAGTAGAAGaaggcggcgccggtgccgccgtTGCCGTTGGTCATCAGTCCACTCGACGGCTACCACCACCTGACGCGCCGCTCCTGGAGGGCATCACCGTTGAAGGTGACACCGCGCTGCACGTGGTGGCCACCCATGGTAACGCCGCCAACTTCTTGGAGTGCGCTGAAATCATCTGCAACAGAGCCAGACGCCTACTGTTGGCGACTAACGACAAGGGTGACACGGCCCTGCATTGCGCTGCCAGGGCCAGGAGGTTGGAGATGGCCTCTCGTCTCATTGCTCTAGCCAAAGCTAGGGAAGACCACGAAGTCGAACGTGGCCAAGCAGCATCGTTTGGCAAGGTACTCCTGAGAACTGAAAATGAGCGCAATGAAACAGCCTTGCATGATGCAGTTCGCGCCGGAGATGGTGACATGGTCCGGCGGCTAATGGACGAGGACCCAGATTTGGCTTTGTTTCCAGTACAGGGCACTTCACCCTTGTACCTGGCTATCTCTCTACGGAATGGCACTATTGCTGAGATACTACATGAGAAGAGCAATGGGAATATATCCTACTCCGGACCACATGGACAAAATGCACTACATGCTGCTGTTCTTCTTCGACATACAG AAATTTAA